Proteins encoded by one window of Rhea pennata isolate bPtePen1 chromosome 11, bPtePen1.pri, whole genome shotgun sequence:
- the ASB12 gene encoding ankyrin repeat and SOCS box protein 12, whose amino-acid sequence MKVILRRETKKMSLMDITKIFSMLQPREDEEDNGESQELNQAVSEDDYQTLDKLLRQDRYKKFINSRSGWGVPSTPLRLAASKGHVRSLEVLLAHGADVDSLDVKAQTPLFTAVSNGHLECVRALLDAGACPSGSIYNNCSPLLTAARDGDVGILRELLDHGAEANVKARVPEWAANSAACSGPLYLAAVYGHLECFKMLLLYGADPDYNCTDEKMIARIKEPKTLLEICLKHGCGSEFIKLLIDFGANVYLPNIAGEKLAPSSEGLELLLMERAHPKSLMSQSRLAVRSLLKLAGHAQAIGDLEIPPVLRSYLRHQP is encoded by the exons ATGAAAGTGATACTTAGGAGAGAGACCAAAAAAATGAGCCTAATGGACATAACTAAAATTTTCTCCATGCTCCAGCCCAGAGAAGATGAAGAGGATAATGGAGAAAGCCAGGAGCTGAACCAAGCGGTGTCTGAAGATGACTATCAAACTCTTGATAAACTCTTGCGCCAAGACAGGTACAAAAAATTCATCAACAGTAGAAGTGGCTGGGGCGTACCCAGCACTCCCCTCCGCCTCGCTGCATCCAAGGGTCACGTAAGGAGTTTAGAGGTCCTCTTGGCCCACGGAGCAGACGTGGACAGTCTGGATGTGAAAGCGCAAACGCCACTGTTCACTGCCGTAAGCAACGGTCACCTGGAGTGTGTTAGAGCGCTCCTCGACGCGGGGGCCTGTCCTTCCGGCAGCATCTACAACAACTGCTCTCCGCTGCTCACCGCTGCTCGAGATGGAGATGTCGGCATCCTGCGAGAGCTCCTGGACCACGGTGCAGAGGCCAACGTCAAGGCGCGGGTGCCCGAGTGGGCTGCCAATTCTGCAGCTTGCTCCGGCCCGCTGTACCTCGCCGCAGTTTACGGGCATCTGGAGTGCTTCAAGATGCTACTGCTTTACGGAGCCGACCCCGATTACAACTGCACAGATGAGAAGATGATTGCGCGGATCAAGGAGCCCAAGACTCTGCTCGAAATCTGCTTGAAACATGGTTGCGGGAGCGAATTCATCAAACTGCTCATTGACTTTGGGGCCAATGTGTACCTGCCGAACATCGCGGGAGAGAAGCTCGCGCCCAGCAGCgagggcctggagctgctgctgatggaGAGAG CTCATCCTAAATCCCTGATGTCTCAGTCCCGGCTGGCAGTGAGGAGTCTTCTGAAGCTGGCAGGCCACGCGCAAGCCATCGGTGACTTGGAGATCCCACCTGTCCTGAGGAGCTACCTCAGGCACCAGCCTTAG